Proteins encoded within one genomic window of Halobacteroides halobius DSM 5150:
- a CDS encoding acetylornithine/succinylornithine family transaminase, whose amino-acid sequence MEDIVEETITNYKDYVNPSLARLYKLMGLDSLEWEADGITVKDVEGQEYIDCLGGYGTFTLGHKPKAVIEAVKEQLDLMPLSSKVLFSQPLAQLAKRLAQITPGNLQYSFVCNSGTEAVEGALKLARLATERDQIIATTNSFHGKSLGALSATGREIFKSPFKPLVPQVEHVPFGDVKSLLELVSHDTAAIILEPIQGEGGIVLPPNDYLETVREICDSYGALMILDEVQTGLGRTGKLFACQHYNITPDIMTLAKALGGGVMPVGAFIATSKVWSKLADDPFLHTSTFGGNPLACQAALATIEQIEKEGLAARANKLGAYLLEELEQLSKRYSQFIKEVRGQGLMIGIELRNEGYSGMLISELIAQGVLVAYTLNQQQVIRLEPPLIIKRSELDTIIERLDKALQKVVLLAG is encoded by the coding sequence ATGGAGGATATAGTAGAAGAAACAATTACTAATTATAAAGATTATGTCAATCCTAGTTTAGCTCGCCTATATAAGTTAATGGGGTTAGATAGCTTAGAGTGGGAAGCTGATGGAATAACTGTTAAGGATGTAGAGGGTCAAGAGTATATTGATTGTTTAGGGGGCTATGGTACCTTTACTTTAGGTCATAAACCTAAGGCAGTAATTGAAGCGGTTAAAGAACAATTAGATTTAATGCCGTTATCTTCTAAAGTTTTGTTTAGTCAGCCTTTAGCTCAGCTAGCAAAGAGATTGGCCCAAATAACCCCTGGGAATTTACAATATTCCTTTGTTTGCAATAGTGGAACTGAGGCTGTTGAAGGAGCACTAAAATTAGCTAGATTAGCAACTGAGCGGGACCAAATTATTGCTACTACAAACTCTTTTCATGGTAAATCGTTGGGTGCTTTAAGCGCTACTGGTAGAGAGATTTTCAAAAGTCCTTTTAAGCCTTTAGTACCTCAAGTTGAACATGTACCATTTGGTGATGTTAAATCATTATTAGAGCTGGTTAGTCATGATACAGCAGCAATAATTTTAGAGCCTATTCAAGGAGAAGGTGGTATAGTCTTACCTCCTAATGATTATTTAGAAACAGTACGCGAAATTTGTGATAGTTATGGGGCTTTAATGATTTTAGATGAAGTACAGACTGGTTTAGGAAGAACTGGCAAATTATTTGCCTGTCAGCACTATAATATTACTCCAGATATTATGACATTAGCTAAGGCATTAGGGGGAGGAGTAATGCCTGTAGGAGCCTTTATAGCTACTTCTAAAGTTTGGTCTAAATTAGCAGATGACCCTTTCTTACATACATCAACCTTTGGAGGTAATCCTTTAGCTTGTCAGGCTGCATTAGCTACAATTGAGCAGATAGAGAAAGAAGGTTTGGCAGCTAGAGCCAATAAATTAGGAGCTTATTTATTAGAAGAATTAGAGCAACTAAGTAAAAGATACTCTCAATTCATTAAAGAAGTCAGAGGCCAAGGCTTAATGATTGGAATAGAATTAAGAAATGAAGGGTATAGTGGGATGTTAATTTCTGAATTAATTGCTCAAGGGGTTTTAGTAGCTTATACACTAAATCAACAACAGGTAATTAGATTAGAACCCCCCTTGATTATTAAACGATCAGAGTTAGATACAATAATTGAGAGGTTAGATAAAGCTTTACAAAAAGTAGTTTTATTAGCAGGTTAA
- the recJ gene encoding single-stranded-DNA-specific exonuclease RecJ encodes MKVKVNQLNQEIPQWMLDRLEGSKLLASLLIKRGIETKEAVEEFLNPNYYQPTKVTEFPRLKEAVQLILKAVDNGKKICVYGDYDADGVTATAILVRMLEEIKANVSYHIPDRFTEGYGMKQEVIKELATSGVDLIITCDCGISNQAEIALAKELGLEVIVTDHHDLPEELPAADLLLSPKFLPVDHQAYYLPGAGMAYFLAQGVLAKVKKDDLTDQLLDLVALAIVADVVPLRGENRYLLQQGLESLATTNWLGLEELCKVAGVNTSQISEVDLGFRLGPRINAAGRIDKADVAVELLLSSKPKEAAKLARQLDQINTKRKELGAKIEEEALNLVQDKSEPIILYQEDWHQGIVGIAAGRLTEKFQVPVLLLCAKKGKPEEVTGSARSIPGVHIRDALLECKDFLLGFGGHAGAAGCSLQKDNLAEFTNKLKDVLTAKLKEAGGFEEIEVDQRLKLDKTGLELYEQLRSLAPFGEGNPEPLFYAPNLELLNYRPLGSQKHLKLVVSDGQEQRSAIWWQAEEDKLADKVALVYSLDVNNWQGKRRFQLEVKEVISATGQIKEDKQIDCEFEDRRGWQELGRELPSYSRAVYYYEGTKKWDFKVVDRYYQQPADTLVLLSCPPDLTILQDLLYSIDPNKLVLAYSKAELELSAVFIKKLVGLVKYIIENKDGKIDIYTLSSLTGEQELTLSLGLKYLQELGKISLQFINPYNILITRGTGEKNYGANKKRLYKLLRESRAFREYMLESNIEKINYLVTG; translated from the coding sequence ATGAAAGTTAAGGTCAATCAATTAAATCAGGAAATCCCACAGTGGATGTTAGATCGATTAGAGGGGAGTAAATTATTAGCTAGTTTATTAATTAAACGAGGGATTGAAACTAAGGAAGCAGTAGAGGAGTTTTTAAATCCCAATTATTATCAACCTACTAAAGTAACTGAGTTTCCTAGATTAAAAGAAGCAGTTCAATTAATTTTAAAGGCAGTTGATAATGGCAAAAAGATTTGTGTCTATGGTGATTATGATGCCGATGGAGTTACTGCGACTGCTATTTTAGTTAGAATGTTAGAAGAGATTAAAGCTAATGTTAGTTATCATATCCCTGATAGATTTACAGAAGGCTATGGGATGAAGCAAGAGGTTATTAAAGAATTAGCTACGAGTGGAGTTGATTTGATTATAACTTGTGATTGTGGAATTTCTAATCAAGCAGAGATAGCTTTAGCTAAAGAATTAGGCTTAGAAGTGATAGTTACAGATCACCATGACTTACCAGAGGAGTTACCGGCAGCTGATCTGTTATTATCCCCTAAGTTTTTGCCTGTTGACCATCAGGCTTATTATTTACCGGGAGCTGGAATGGCTTACTTTTTGGCCCAGGGAGTACTAGCTAAGGTGAAAAAGGATGATTTAACAGATCAATTACTTGATTTAGTAGCGTTGGCTATAGTAGCTGATGTTGTTCCGCTAAGAGGAGAGAATCGTTATTTGTTACAGCAGGGATTAGAGTCATTAGCAACAACTAATTGGTTAGGGCTTGAAGAATTATGCAAGGTAGCTGGGGTTAATACTTCTCAGATTTCAGAGGTTGATCTTGGATTTCGTCTAGGGCCAAGGATTAATGCAGCTGGTAGAATAGATAAGGCTGATGTGGCTGTTGAATTATTACTTAGTTCTAAGCCTAAGGAAGCAGCAAAGTTGGCTAGACAGTTAGATCAAATTAATACGAAAAGAAAGGAATTAGGAGCTAAAATAGAAGAAGAAGCTCTAAATTTGGTGCAAGATAAAAGTGAACCAATTATTCTTTACCAAGAGGATTGGCACCAGGGGATAGTAGGTATAGCAGCGGGCAGATTAACAGAAAAATTTCAAGTTCCTGTTTTGTTGTTATGTGCTAAAAAAGGTAAGCCAGAAGAAGTTACTGGCTCTGCTAGGTCAATTCCCGGAGTTCATATTCGAGATGCTTTACTAGAGTGTAAAGATTTTTTACTTGGCTTTGGAGGACATGCTGGTGCAGCAGGTTGCTCACTGCAGAAAGATAATTTAGCTGAGTTTACGAATAAATTAAAAGATGTTTTAACTGCTAAACTAAAAGAGGCAGGTGGCTTTGAAGAAATTGAAGTTGATCAAAGGTTAAAGTTGGATAAAACTGGTTTAGAGCTGTATGAGCAGTTAAGGAGCTTGGCCCCCTTTGGGGAGGGAAATCCGGAACCTTTATTTTATGCTCCTAATTTAGAGCTCCTTAATTATCGTCCTTTAGGTAGTCAAAAACATTTAAAATTAGTTGTTAGTGATGGTCAAGAACAACGCTCTGCTATTTGGTGGCAGGCTGAAGAAGATAAATTAGCAGATAAGGTGGCTTTAGTTTATTCTTTAGATGTTAACAACTGGCAAGGTAAAAGAAGATTTCAATTAGAAGTTAAAGAGGTAATCTCAGCTACGGGACAGATAAAGGAAGATAAGCAAATAGATTGTGAATTTGAGGATAGACGTGGCTGGCAAGAGTTAGGTAGAGAACTTCCTTCTTATTCTAGAGCTGTCTATTATTATGAAGGAACTAAAAAATGGGATTTTAAAGTGGTTGATCGTTATTACCAACAACCAGCAGATACTTTAGTATTACTTTCTTGTCCGCCTGATTTAACTATTTTACAGGATTTATTATATAGTATAGATCCTAATAAGCTGGTCTTGGCTTATTCAAAGGCTGAGTTAGAGTTGAGTGCAGTATTTATTAAAAAATTAGTAGGACTTGTTAAGTATATAATTGAGAATAAAGATGGTAAAATTGATATTTATACGTTATCTAGTTTAACTGGGGAGCAGGAATTGACTCTTTCCTTAGGTTTAAAGTATTTGCAGGAACTGGGAAAAATAAGTTTACAGTTTATTAATCCCTATAATATTTTAATTACAAGGGGAACTGGTGAAAAGAATTATGGTGCTAATAAGAAAAGATTATATAAGTTATTAAGAGAGAGTAGGGCTTTTAGAGAGTATATGTTAGAGAGTAATATAGAAAAAATAAATTATTTAGTTACAGGTTAG
- the iscB gene encoding RNA-guided endonuclease IscB gives MPNKYAFVLDSKGKLLDPTKSKKAWYLIRKGKASLVEEYPLIIKLKREVPKDQVNSDKLILGIDDGAKKVGFALVQKCQTKNKVLFKAVMEQRQDASKKMEERRGYRRYRRSHKRYRPARFDNRSSSKRKGRIPPSILQKKQAILRVVNKLKKYIRIDKIVLEDVSIDIRKLTEGRELYNWEYQESNRLDENLRKATLYRDDCTCQLCGATETMLHAHHIMPRRDGGADSIYNLITLCKACHKDKVDGREYQYKDQFLDIINSKELSDLKSASHVMQGKTWLRDKLSKIAQLEITSGGNTANKRIDYEIEKSHSNDAICTTGLLPVDNIDDIKEYYIKPLRKKSKAKIKELKCFRQRDLVKYTKRNGETYTGYITSLRIKNNKYNSKVCNFSTLKGKIFRGYGFRNLTLLNRPKGLMIV, from the coding sequence ATGCCAAACAAATATGCTTTTGTATTAGATAGTAAGGGAAAGCTACTTGATCCTACTAAAAGTAAAAAAGCATGGTATTTAATTAGAAAGGGTAAAGCTAGTTTAGTAGAAGAATATCCACTTATTATTAAGCTAAAAAGAGAAGTACCTAAAGACCAAGTTAATAGTGATAAGCTAATTTTAGGAATTGATGATGGTGCTAAAAAGGTAGGGTTTGCTTTAGTACAGAAGTGTCAAACTAAAAATAAAGTTCTATTTAAAGCAGTAATGGAGCAACGTCAAGATGCATCTAAAAAGATGGAAGAACGTAGAGGTTATCGTAGGTATAGACGTTCTCATAAGAGATATAGACCTGCTAGATTTGATAATCGTTCCTCTAGCAAGAGAAAAGGTCGAATACCACCTAGCATACTCCAAAAGAAACAAGCTATTTTAAGAGTAGTAAATAAATTAAAGAAGTACATTAGAATAGATAAGATAGTCTTAGAAGATGTATCAATTGATATTCGTAAATTAACAGAAGGTAGAGAACTTTATAATTGGGAGTATCAAGAGTCTAATCGACTTGACGAGAATTTAAGAAAAGCTACGCTATATCGTGATGATTGTACTTGTCAATTATGTGGTGCTACTGAAACTATGCTACACGCCCACCACATCATGCCTAGACGAGATGGTGGAGCAGATAGTATATATAATCTAATTACCTTATGTAAAGCTTGTCATAAAGATAAAGTTGATGGTAGAGAGTATCAGTATAAAGACCAATTTTTAGATATTATTAATAGCAAAGAATTATCTGACTTAAAATCAGCAAGTCATGTTATGCAAGGTAAGACTTGGTTAAGAGATAAATTATCTAAAATAGCTCAACTAGAAATTACATCAGGTGGTAATACTGCTAATAAGCGGATTGACTATGAGATAGAAAAAAGCCATAGTAATGATGCTATTTGTACTACTGGACTATTACCTGTTGATAATATTGATGATATTAAAGAGTATTATATTAAACCTCTTAGAAAGAAGTCTAAGGCTAAAATTAAAGAATTAAAATGTTTTAGACAGCGAGATTTAGTTAAATATACTAAGAGAAATGGTGAAACTTATACAGGCTATATTACTTCATTAAGAATTAAGAATAATAAATATAATTCTAAAGTCTGTAATTTCTCAACTTTAAAAGGTAAGATTTTTCGAGGTTATGGATTTAGAAATTTAACTCTATTAAATAGACCTAAAGGTCTAATGATTGTTTAA
- a CDS encoding PD-(D/E)XK nuclease family protein — protein MSSQVIDDLYFSASALKTYDTCQLKFKRRYIDGLFWPDDWIKDKEKRKLQEQGNLFHMLAERYYFRGKIVDSKDIISEEMITWLERLTNFRPYNKQDQFLPEHKLQLNNGDLKLMAKYDLLHFSEAGRVVIYDWKTHATNSKVNYLKRSLQTVVYRYLLCKAGGDYAPEGSWQPKDITLVYWNPRFPDDEKVLFYNQERYLRDERKIKRMISDIKQVSFRADDDVLATSEEKNCLYCEYRPICHGEPALEIEPKEEDLDLTEDWDDIEAISF, from the coding sequence ATGTCATCGCAAGTAATTGATGATTTATATTTTAGTGCTTCAGCTCTTAAAACTTATGATACTTGCCAACTAAAATTTAAACGAAGGTATATTGATGGGTTGTTTTGGCCAGATGATTGGATTAAAGATAAAGAAAAAAGGAAGTTACAAGAACAAGGTAATTTATTTCATATGTTGGCCGAACGTTATTATTTTCGGGGTAAAATTGTTGATAGTAAAGATATAATTTCAGAGGAAATGATTACTTGGTTAGAGAGACTAACTAACTTTAGGCCATATAATAAGCAAGATCAATTTTTACCAGAACATAAATTACAATTAAATAATGGAGATTTAAAATTAATGGCTAAGTATGACTTATTACATTTTAGCGAAGCTGGTCGGGTAGTTATTTATGATTGGAAGACCCATGCTACTAATTCTAAAGTTAATTATCTTAAGCGTAGTTTACAAACTGTTGTATATAGGTATCTATTATGTAAAGCAGGGGGTGATTATGCTCCCGAAGGTTCTTGGCAACCTAAGGATATTACCTTGGTTTATTGGAACCCTCGTTTTCCTGATGATGAAAAAGTATTATTTTATAATCAAGAAAGATATTTACGGGATGAACGAAAGATTAAAAGGATGATTTCTGATATTAAACAGGTAAGCTTTAGAGCAGATGATGATGTATTAGCTACAAGTGAAGAGAAGAATTGTTTATATTGTGAGTATCGGCCTATCTGTCATGGTGAGCCTGCTTTGGAAATAGAACCTAAAGAGGAAGATTTAGATTTGACAGAGGACTGGGATGATATCGAAGCAATTAGTTTTTAG
- a CDS encoding ATP-dependent helicase — protein MAEIDFSNLKLRPGQDEVVKYRSGYLAVPAVPGAGKTFTLAHLAADLITEGYIKSGKILIVTYMNAAVANFRTRINNFLEQRGFPKNRGFEVKTLHSLAVSILKEKSDLVLINDDFTVIDQRQKWQIIAELSTKWLQENKSNWKGIISNRKAEDRWKNKFPGLVQTWISHLKMRGIDRDKALKLRQRIASSSYLAWALELLLDYSQVLHQKGWVDFDDLLINTWRLLKSDAQFCQRLREKWTYVFEDEAQDSNLVQETILKLLAGADGNLVRVGDSNQAIMGTFTAADPDVFRSFCNQASVKKESILYSGRSSQDIIDLANYLVDWTRNQHPNQGCTTALEDQLIHPVGKEDNPTTEGHQVAAKLFETEAKEIDWIVNQAADQLDKYPNQAIGILVPNRYVGEDITKKLKQAELPVEEIGKLNQEQEYTIKSLLKAIDYLAEPQREDKIIALINEVFLFKFTTEEKQVINKLFSEYTLEEVIYPIGGELSATKLPDQLFDNRELYQEFNEATDKIKEWLDASVKLPPDELVLFIAESLKFTGELLALVQGIVLQIRDQLKINPDYKLVDIMGQLSDLERSFNQIADKFNKLNGFKPQPGVITVLTAHKSKGLEWDTVFVTSVVRDKYPVTLGDKFKGELNYLVSGKRNPKASVEAQLENIVGQGGSKNPNQEAKIRVAKERLRLLYVAITRAEKNLFLTSYQKREGYYTDWYEIKPNKVFIKLKEFLAEE, from the coding sequence ATGGCTGAAATTGATTTTTCTAATCTAAAATTAAGACCTGGACAAGATGAAGTAGTCAAATATAGGTCGGGTTATTTAGCAGTTCCTGCTGTGCCGGGGGCAGGTAAGACTTTTACTTTGGCCCACTTAGCAGCGGATTTAATCACAGAGGGGTATATAAAATCAGGTAAAATCTTAATTGTTACTTATATGAATGCAGCAGTAGCTAATTTTCGCACTCGTATTAATAATTTTTTAGAGCAAAGAGGGTTTCCTAAAAACAGAGGCTTTGAAGTTAAAACTCTTCATTCTTTAGCAGTTAGCATTTTAAAAGAAAAATCTGACTTAGTGTTAATTAATGATGATTTTACTGTGATTGACCAAAGACAAAAGTGGCAAATCATTGCGGAGTTATCAACCAAGTGGTTACAAGAAAATAAGTCTAACTGGAAAGGAATAATTAGTAATCGCAAAGCAGAGGATAGATGGAAGAATAAATTTCCTGGTTTAGTTCAAACTTGGATCAGTCACCTTAAGATGAGAGGGATAGATCGAGATAAAGCTCTTAAGTTAAGGCAACGGATTGCTAGCTCTTCTTATTTGGCCTGGGCTTTGGAGTTATTACTTGATTATTCTCAAGTTTTACATCAAAAGGGGTGGGTTGATTTTGATGATTTGCTGATTAATACTTGGCGCTTGCTAAAAAGTGATGCTCAGTTTTGTCAAAGATTAAGAGAAAAGTGGACTTATGTCTTTGAGGATGAAGCTCAAGATTCTAATTTAGTGCAGGAGACGATTCTTAAGTTATTAGCAGGAGCAGATGGTAATTTGGTACGGGTTGGAGATTCTAATCAAGCCATTATGGGGACCTTTACAGCAGCTGACCCAGATGTTTTTAGGAGTTTTTGTAATCAAGCTAGTGTGAAAAAAGAATCTATTCTTTATTCAGGCCGTAGTAGTCAAGATATTATTGATTTAGCAAATTATTTAGTTGATTGGACAAGAAATCAACATCCTAATCAAGGTTGTACAACTGCTTTAGAAGACCAATTGATCCATCCTGTAGGTAAAGAAGATAATCCAACGACCGAAGGCCATCAAGTAGCAGCTAAATTATTTGAAACTGAAGCAAAAGAGATTGACTGGATAGTTAATCAGGCTGCAGATCAATTAGATAAGTATCCTAACCAAGCAATAGGAATACTTGTCCCTAATAGGTATGTAGGAGAGGATATAACTAAAAAACTTAAGCAAGCAGAATTGCCTGTTGAAGAAATCGGTAAATTAAATCAGGAACAGGAGTATACAATTAAATCTTTGCTTAAAGCTATAGATTATTTAGCAGAGCCACAACGAGAGGATAAAATAATTGCATTAATTAATGAAGTCTTCTTATTTAAATTTACTACAGAAGAAAAGCAGGTAATTAATAAATTATTTAGTGAATATACCCTAGAAGAAGTTATTTATCCTATTGGAGGAGAATTGTCTGCAACTAAGTTGCCAGACCAGTTATTTGATAATCGAGAATTATATCAAGAATTTAATGAGGCTACAGATAAAATTAAAGAGTGGTTAGATGCTAGTGTTAAATTACCTCCAGATGAATTGGTTTTATTTATAGCTGAAAGTTTAAAGTTTACAGGTGAATTATTAGCTTTAGTCCAAGGTATTGTATTACAAATTAGAGATCAATTAAAGATTAATCCTGATTATAAGTTAGTAGATATTATGGGGCAATTATCTGATTTAGAACGCTCATTTAATCAAATTGCAGATAAATTTAATAAGCTAAATGGATTCAAACCACAACCAGGTGTGATTACAGTTTTAACAGCTCATAAATCTAAAGGTTTAGAGTGGGATACTGTATTTGTTACTTCTGTAGTCCGGGATAAATATCCAGTTACCCTAGGAGATAAATTTAAAGGAGAGCTTAATTATCTTGTTTCAGGTAAACGTAATCCTAAAGCAAGTGTAGAAGCACAATTAGAGAATATTGTGGGCCAAGGAGGCAGCAAAAATCCTAATCAAGAAGCCAAAATCAGAGTAGCTAAAGAAAGATTAAGGTTGCTTTATGTGGCTATTACTCGGGCTGAAAAGAACTTATTTTTAACTAGTTATCAAAAAAGAGAGGGTTATTATACTGATTGGTATGAGATTAAACCGAATAAAGTCTTTATAAAATTAAAAGAATTTTTAGCAGAGGAGTGA